The genomic segment GGTGTGAACGGGTGTTCGCCCCCTGGCCGGATTTTGAACAGATCATGCGGGAGCATGACATTCCCCTGTATGGGCTGGAAAGCCTGGAGCCCATCCGGGACTTTGATTTCATCGGCTTTACCCTCCAGTACGAGCTGTCCTACACCAATATTTTAAATATGCTGGATCTGGCAGGTGTACCGGTGTACGCAAAGGATCGGGGCACAGCAATTGCTCCACTGGTGGTGGCAGGAGGCCCCTGTGCCTGCAATCCGGAGCCTTTGGCGGATTTCTTCGACCTGTTCATTCTGGGAGAGGGGGAGGAAGTCAACCTGGAGCTGATGGATCTGTATCACCGGATGCGGCAGGAAGGGGCGGATCGACAGGCGTTCCTCCGGGCGGCTGCCAGGATAGAGGGGATCTATGTGCCCTCTCTGTACGAAGTGACCTATCACCCGGACGGAACCATCCAGGCAGTGACTCCAAAGGATGGGGCGCCGGCAACGGTGAAGAAGCGGATCATCCGGGATTTTGACAAGGTGTTCTACCCGGATAATTTTGTGGTGCCCTTTACGGAGATCGTCCAGGATCGGGTGTCCGTGGAGGTGCTACGGGGCTGCATCCGGGGCTGCCGGTTCTGCCAGGCAGGGTTCCTGTATCGTCCATTCCGGGAAAAGTCGGCGGAAACCGTGTATGGGGAAAGTAAGGCTCTGTGCGAGAATACGGGCTATGACGAGGTGTCCTTGTCCTCCCTGAGCACCAGCGATCACTCCCAGATCGACCCCATGCTGCGAAAGCTGCTGACCTATACGGAGGAAGAAAAAATCAATCTGTCCCTGCCCTCGCTGCGGATTGACAACTTCTCGGAGGGGTTGATGAACCAGATCAAACGGGTGCGCAAAAGCGGACTGACCTTTGCGCCGGAGGCAGGTACCCAGCGGATGCGGGACGTAATCAACAAGAATGTGACCGAGGAGGAGGTCATGAAAACCTGCCGGATCGCATTCGAGGGGGGCTACGATACGGTGAAGCTGTATTTCATGATGGGACTGCCTACGGAAACCGATGCGGATATTGTGGGTATTGCCCAGCTTGCCCAAAAGGTGGTGGATCTGTTCTATGAAAATCCCCACCGACCCAAGGGAAAGAATGTACAGGTGTCCATCAGTACCGCCACCTTTGTGCCAAAGCCCTTTACCCCCTTTGAGTTCGAGCCACAAGCCACCCATGCCCAGATCGAGCATAAGCAGCAGGTGCTGCGGGACGCCATCCAGAGCAAAAAGATCCGTGCCGCCCTGCATCAGTCCGATGCCAGTCTGCTGGAGGCGGCACTTGCCCGGGGAGACCGGCGGCTCAGTGAAGTGCTGTACCGGGCATGGAAGAAGGGCAGCACCTTTGACAGCTGGGGAGAGCGGTTCGACTACAGCCGCTGGCAGGAGGCATTCCGGGAGGCAGAGCTGGATCCGGCGTTTTACGCCAATCGTACCCGGTCTTATGATGAGGTGTTCCCCTGGGATCACCTGGATTATTATGTGTCCAAGGATTTTTTCATCCGGGAGAATCAACGTGCCCATCAGTCTCTGACTACGCCCAACTGCCGGCTGCAATGTGCCGGCTGCGGTGTAAATCAAAAGGTAGGAGGTGCTTGCTTTGCTGAAGATCCGGACGGTGTATGAAAAACGTGACCGGGCGAAGTATATCTCCCACCTGGATCTGAACCGGTGCATGCAGCGTGCCTTCCGCCGGGCGAAGCTTCCCATCTGGTATTCGGAGGGGTTCAATCCACGGCTATATCTCATGTTTCCACTGGCACTGTCCCTGGGTTTTGAAAGCATGTGCGAGATTATGGATTTCAACCTGCGGGAGCCGGTGCCCTTTGCGGAACTGCAGGATCGGCTGAACGCTGTGCTGCCGGAAGGACTGCGGATCCGGCATGCGGCAGAACCGGTGAAAAAGCATACGGAAATCGGCTTTGCAGACTATTTGCTGGAGCTGGAAGCCGGGGAGGGATTTTCGGCAACTTGGGACGGGTTTCTTGCCCGGGAATCCATTCTGATCCAGCGTACCAATAAGCGCAAGCAGTTGGTGCAGACGGAGATCCGCCCCCAGATTCAGTGCCTGTCCTGTCAGCAGGATGGGACACAGGTGCAGCTGGGGCTGCGGCTGCCGGCAGGGGCGCAAACCAATCTGAACCCTACGGCGGTGCTGGATGCCATGCAGGAACTGGAGCCGGGAACGGACTTTTCCGTGAACCGGGTACTGCGGGAAAAAATAATTTGCCATGACGGCACAGATTTTTTCTGAAAACCCCTTGCACTTTTTGCAGAGCTGTGATATAATAGTAAAGCATTTGAAGTCCGCTGCGGGTTTCCGCAGTGAGAGTTAGTGCCATACAAATGACATTAAGTCGGATGGTCCGCTGCCTGGCAGGTTTCTGCCCGTACTGCCCATGCG from the Ruminococcus champanellensis 18P13 = JCM 17042 genome contains:
- a CDS encoding TIGR03960 family B12-binding radical SAM protein yields the protein MLKEKIEKYLLSVQKPARYIGGEAGSIYKDKSKVDVRFAFCFPDCYDIGMSHLGMKILYSLTNQRENYWCERVFAPWPDFEQIMREHDIPLYGLESLEPIRDFDFIGFTLQYELSYTNILNMLDLAGVPVYAKDRGTAIAPLVVAGGPCACNPEPLADFFDLFILGEGEEVNLELMDLYHRMRQEGADRQAFLRAAARIEGIYVPSLYEVTYHPDGTIQAVTPKDGAPATVKKRIIRDFDKVFYPDNFVVPFTEIVQDRVSVEVLRGCIRGCRFCQAGFLYRPFREKSAETVYGESKALCENTGYDEVSLSSLSTSDHSQIDPMLRKLLTYTEEEKINLSLPSLRIDNFSEGLMNQIKRVRKSGLTFAPEAGTQRMRDVINKNVTEEEVMKTCRIAFEGGYDTVKLYFMMGLPTETDADIVGIAQLAQKVVDLFYENPHRPKGKNVQVSISTATFVPKPFTPFEFEPQATHAQIEHKQQVLRDAIQSKKIRAALHQSDASLLEAALARGDRRLSEVLYRAWKKGSTFDSWGERFDYSRWQEAFREAELDPAFYANRTRSYDEVFPWDHLDYYVSKDFFIRENQRAHQSLTTPNCRLQCAGCGVNQKVGGACFAEDPDGV
- a CDS encoding TIGR03936 family radical SAM-associated protein; protein product: MLKIRTVYEKRDRAKYISHLDLNRCMQRAFRRAKLPIWYSEGFNPRLYLMFPLALSLGFESMCEIMDFNLREPVPFAELQDRLNAVLPEGLRIRHAAEPVKKHTEIGFADYLLELEAGEGFSATWDGFLARESILIQRTNKRKQLVQTEIRPQIQCLSCQQDGTQVQLGLRLPAGAQTNLNPTAVLDAMQELEPGTDFSVNRVLREKIICHDGTDFF